One window from the genome of Syntrophales bacterium encodes:
- a CDS encoding Crp/Fnr family transcriptional regulator has translation MDKPAIDPVGRLSLIPLFAGLPRPHLEALAGITVTKSFPAGCRIFSEGEEGRGFYAVLSGRVKIFKLSPEGKEQILHLFGPGEIFGEVAVFTGRGFPAHASAERSSSLLFFPREAFVELIHRDASLALGMLAVLSVRLRRFTRMVEDLSLKEVPGRLAAYLLYRSGDEKKSVVELDLSKAQLAALLGTIPETLSRILTRMGRRGLIRTQGSRITILEREGIEAIATEGSKLA, from the coding sequence ATGGATAAGCCAGCCATTGATCCGGTCGGGAGACTCTCCCTGATTCCCCTTTTCGCGGGCCTGCCCCGACCCCACCTGGAGGCCCTGGCGGGCATCACGGTGACGAAATCGTTCCCGGCGGGGTGCAGAATCTTTTCCGAGGGAGAGGAAGGCCGGGGCTTCTACGCGGTTCTCTCCGGCCGCGTCAAGATCTTCAAGCTCTCCCCGGAGGGAAAGGAGCAGATCCTCCACCTCTTCGGTCCCGGCGAGATTTTCGGGGAGGTGGCCGTGTTTACCGGCCGGGGCTTCCCGGCCCACGCTTCGGCGGAGCGATCCAGTTCCCTGCTGTTCTTCCCGCGGGAGGCCTTCGTGGAGTTGATCCACCGGGATGCCTCCCTGGCGCTGGGCATGCTGGCGGTTCTGTCCGTGCGGCTCCGGCGGTTCACCCGCATGGTGGAGGACCTGTCCCTGAAGGAAGTCCCGGGAAGACTGGCGGCCTACCTGCTCTACCGGAGCGGCGATGAAAAAAAGAGCGTCGTCGAACTGGACCTTTCCAAGGCCCAGTTGGCGGCTCTCCTGGGGACCATCCCCGAAACCCTCTCCAGGATTCTGACGCGCATGGGACGGCGGGGCCTCATTCGCACCCAGGGCTCCCGGATCACGATCCTCGAAAGGGAAGGTATCGAGGCCATCGCCACGGAAGGAAGCAAACTCGCCTGA
- a CDS encoding hemerythrin domain-containing protein, translating to MKPIGPLMWEHRLIERMIRAVKVEIERIARENTVNPVAVDVAVDFIRTYADRTHHGKEEDILFREMKKKKLTPEHARIMDELIEEHREGRKTVARLVAAKEQYLKGDAAAVATVVECLRWLTDFYPKHITKEDKGFFYPILAYFSDAEQKAMLDEFYEFDRKMIHETYSRVVDAFDTGRP from the coding sequence ATGAAGCCTATTGGACCCCTGATGTGGGAACACCGGCTCATCGAGCGGATGATCCGGGCGGTCAAGGTCGAGATCGAGCGAATCGCCCGGGAGAACACGGTCAACCCCGTCGCGGTGGACGTCGCCGTGGACTTCATCCGGACCTATGCCGACCGGACCCACCACGGCAAGGAGGAAGACATCCTGTTCCGGGAGATGAAGAAGAAAAAGCTGACCCCGGAACACGCCCGGATCATGGACGAACTGATCGAGGAACACCGGGAGGGACGCAAGACCGTGGCCCGCCTCGTGGCGGCCAAGGAGCAGTACCTGAAGGGGGACGCCGCGGCTGTCGCCACGGTAGTTGAATGTCTCCGCTGGCTGACGGACTTTTACCCGAAGCACATCACCAAGGAGGACAAGGGCTTCTTCTACCCGATCCTCGCCTACTTCAGCGATGCGGAGCAGAAGGCCATGCTGGACGAGTTCTACGAGTTCGACCGGAAGATGATCCACGAAACGTACAGCCGGGTGGTGGACGCCTTCGATACCGGCCGGCCTTGA